TCTTTGAACTCTTTCTTAGCCAACCAGGGTTGACGATTCAAGGTGAAGAATTCTCCAATTTGCCAACCTCGGTAATGTCTGTGATGAACTCAGCAAAGCAGATAGGCGAAAGTGGGTATACACGAAGCACTACGTTGCACCGCGATCGGCTGTCAACCAAATACGTTATCTTTGGTAGCGGCGCGCTTGAACTCGTTGTTGATAGAAATGCCCCTTAAAAACAGACACCTCATTTTACTAATTTTACAACTATAAACCACTGCCACAAGCCAAACTCAGCCCGGCACAACTATGAACCACGTCAAAATTACGACCCCGTCCCGTTTACACTTTTCCCTGCTTGATTTGAACGGCGCATTGGGACGGGTTGATGGTGGGTTCGGGCTTGCGATTGCAGAACCCAATTTCCAAATTATCGCTGAAATGGCAACGAATATTGATGTCGCGACCTCTGTGTACCGTGAACGCGCCATCACTGTTCTCCAACGCCTCCAACAAATCTATCCCTTCCCCGGTATTAAGTTAACATTTGAGTCTGAAATCCCGATGCATTGCGGATTCGGATCTGGCACTCAACTCGCACTTGGGATCGCGCAGGCTGTCAATGTGTTGTATCAATTCGGGTTGGGTGTGCAAGAACTCGCGCAGGCTGTCGGGCGCGGTGGGACTTCAGGTATTGGGGTCGCAGCGTTTGATACCGGCGGGTTCATCGTGGATGGTGGACACCGTTTTCCTGAAGAAAAGGCTTCGTTCCTCCCTTCCTCTGCTGTTGGTGATATTCAACCACCACCGATCTTACTCCGTTATTCATTTCCAGAATTGCCATTGCTAATCGTGATGCCGAATTGTTCGAGAATTTATGGCGATACAGAGGTGGAACTGTTTCGGACGTTGTGTCCACAACCAGAATGGGTTGCCCAGAAACTTTCACACATCTTACTGCTCCAGATACTTCCTGCCCTAATTGAAGGTGATATGTCCAACTTTGGCAAAGCCTTAAACAATATTCAGACGTTTGGGTGGAAGAAAGTCGAAATTGAAGCACAAGGTTCTGAACTTCAATTAACACTCGACTACTTGCGCGACAACGGCGCATTCGGGGCGGCGGTGAGTAGTTGGGGACCAGCGATTTGCGTGATAGCGGAGGATATTGATAGACTAAAACTGGAGACCGAAGCATTCCTGAAAACACTACCGGATGGCGGAACCTGCTTTATTACGCGGGCGAACAACCTTGGGGCGCGCGTTGTGTCAGGTTAAAAACAAAAACGGGCGGATGTTCTTATCCGCCCATCTATGTTATCTGGGTTATCGTTATCCTTTGCTTGGGGAATAATACGGGTTGTCCCCAGCAGCGTGATCAGTTGTATCAATCACGTGCTTAATTTCAGGAAAGACTTCCTGAATCATCGCTTCAATGCCGTGTTTGAGCGTGACATTTGCCATGCCACACCCTTGGCACCCGCCACCCATGTGGATATAGATAGAATCCGCTTCAACGTTCAGAAGCTCTATTTGTCCACCGTGGGCGGCAACAGCCGGGTTAATCCGTTCATCGATGAGTTCCTGAATCTGTTGTGCCTTCGGATTATCCCAAGTAGGCGTGTTAGGGTTTTCGATGTTGAACCCACTTGAATTCAGGTCGTCGACATAGTCAATGACAGCACCTTGAAGGTCCGGCGCGCTTTCGGCATCGACGAGTACATTAAAATTCTCACATTCAACAACAAGGTCATCCGCTTGTGCTTCGGTCGCTAAACCGAGGCTGTATTGGAATGCCGTAGCAGTTCTGCCTTGGATGCTAATACGTAGACCTTCAACTTCAACTTCTTCGGCTTCTATCACTGCGTGAATCTTCTCTTGCGCGGCTTCTGTCACCGTAAGCAAAGGGGTTTCATTTCCCGTGAGCTTCTTCAAGAAATTCTTCATAGTTGCCTTCCGTGAGTAGTGTTATGCAGCAGTTTTCCCTGCCCAAGCCTGATCTGACTGGAATTCTCCCATTTCGTCATACAACACGCGCAATCGTTTAATTGCCTCAATCTCCAGTTGGCGCACCCGCTCCCGGGTAACTTCCAAGGCAACGCCAATTTCGCGGAGCGTCTTACGTTCTCCATCTTCGAGTCCAAAACGCATCCTCAGGACTTTCTGTTCTCGGTCCGGTAGTCTCTTAAGAAATTGGGCGATCAGATCTTCGTTAATCATTTCTGCAATAGGACCTTCTTCGCCGCTGGTCGCGGGGTCCTCAATTAAATCACCTAATGTTGCGGCGGAGCGTTCATCGCTAAGTTGTAAATCCATTGAAATCGCATCAGCGTTAAACGTCAAAATTTCCTCAACCTGCCTGAGCGACAGGTCTAATGCTTCGGCTATTTCGTCGCGTCGAGGTTCACGTTGCAGTTCTTGGCATAGTGTCGCGTAGACAGCGTCAAACTTATTCATC
The nucleotide sequence above comes from Candidatus Poribacteria bacterium. Encoded proteins:
- a CDS encoding beta-ribofuranosylaminobenzene 5'-phosphate synthase — its product is MNHVKITTPSRLHFSLLDLNGALGRVDGGFGLAIAEPNFQIIAEMATNIDVATSVYRERAITVLQRLQQIYPFPGIKLTFESEIPMHCGFGSGTQLALGIAQAVNVLYQFGLGVQELAQAVGRGGTSGIGVAAFDTGGFIVDGGHRFPEEKASFLPSSAVGDIQPPPILLRYSFPELPLLIVMPNCSRIYGDTEVELFRTLCPQPEWVAQKLSHILLLQILPALIEGDMSNFGKALNNIQTFGWKKVEIEAQGSELQLTLDYLRDNGAFGAAVSSWGPAICVIAEDIDRLKLETEAFLKTLPDGGTCFITRANNLGARVVSG
- a CDS encoding iron-sulfur cluster assembly accessory protein — protein: MKNFLKKLTGNETPLLTVTEAAQEKIHAVIEAEEVEVEGLRISIQGRTATAFQYSLGLATEAQADDLVVECENFNVLVDAESAPDLQGAVIDYVDDLNSSGFNIENPNTPTWDNPKAQQIQELIDERINPAVAAHGGQIELLNVEADSIYIHMGGGCQGCGMANVTLKHGIEAMIQEVFPEIKHVIDTTDHAAGDNPYYSPSKG